A stretch of DNA from Thiothrix subterranea:
GGGTTTGCGATTGCCCGCGAATGATCGGTTCGATACCACGCCCGCCAAAGCGACTGCCGGATACGCCGTTCAATTGCTTGAGGAAATCGCCACCATCAGCGGGCAACACGGCGCTGCGTTCGGCGGCTAGTGGTTGTACTTCGTTGGGGGAGGGGGCTTTTTTGGTGGATTTAATGTCGACGACCAAGGTGTCTTCGGCACAGACAGCAGCGCTGAGGATCAGCAGGGAACTGAGCAGGGTTAGGCGGGTGAGCGTGGGTTGCATGAGGAAACCTTTCAAAATCTGTTACTTATTGGGTGGGTATAGCAATTAGCGTACCAATATTTAACTATTTGATTTTATTTGTTATTGTTGGGATGCATGTGGGTGGGGCTGTGTGAAATGACTCACCTGATGTGTTATTTCGCGCTATTATTCGCACACAATGTGTAACCGGATACAGATGCCTCATGCCGCCCAACCGTACTGAACGCCCCGATAAAAACCGCCGTGACTGGCACAATCTCAAATCCGTGTTGCCGTTTTTATGGGAATACCGGGGGCGAGCCTTGTTTGCGTTGGCGTGCTTGATTGCCTCGAAAGTGGCGAATGTGGGTGTGCCACTGTTTCTCAAGGATATTGTGGACGGTTTGCAGGGCAAACCGGAACAGGTTTTGGTATTGCCGGTGATATTACTGCTGGGGTATGGGGCGTTGCGGCTGGCGAGTGCGCTGTTCAATGAATTGCGCGATACGGTGTTTGCGCGGGTGCGTTACCACGCGATGCGCAAAATGTCGGTGCGGGTGTTGGAACATTTGCACAATTTGTCGTTGCGCTTTCATCTGGAACGCAAAACTGGCGCGATCAGCCGCGATTTGGAACGTGGCACGGCTTCGGTCAGTACCTTAATGAATTTCATGGTGTTCAGCATTATTCCAATTGCGGTGGAATTTACCTTGGTGGCGGTGATTCTGCTGGGGAATTACGCGCCTGCCTTTGCCTTGGTGACGTTTGCAACCGTGGCGGTGTACGTGATTTTTACCGTCAAAATTACCGAGTGGCGCATGGATCATCGCCATGAAATGAACCGTTTGGATTCGCAATCCAGTAATCAGGCGGTGGACAGTTTGATCAATTACGAAACCGTGAAGTATTTTAATAACGAAAAATTGGAAATGAGCCGCTACGACCACACGCTGGCGCAATGGGAAGATGTGGCGGTGAAAAGCCAAACCTCGATGTCATTGTTGAATTTCGGGCAGTCTTCGATTATTGCGATTGGTGTCACGATTATTATGTTTTTGGCGGCGAATAGCGTGGTCAACGGCACGATGAGCATTGGCGATTTGGTCATGGTGAATGCGTTTATGCTGCAATTGTTTTTGCCATTGGGGTCGCTGGGTATTGTGTATCGACAGGTGAAATACACGCTGGCGGATATGGATATGGTATTTCGTTTGCTGGAAACCCCGCAGGAAGTGCGCGATGCACCAAACGCGACTGAATTACAAGTAACGCAGGGTGAAATCCGTTTTGAGCACGTCGATTTCGGTTATCAGGCGGAACGCCAAATTTTGCGCGGGGTGAGTTTTAGCGTGCCTGCGGGAACAAAACTCGCGGTGGTGGGGCATAGTGGCGCGGGGAAGTCGACGTTATCGCGTTTGATTTACCGTTTTTACGACGTGACGGGTGGGCGCGTGTTGATTGACGGGCAGGATATTGCGCACGTGTCGCAAGCCAGTTTGCGCAAAGCGATTGGGATTGTGCCGCAAGATACCGTGCTGTTTAACGATACGATTCGTTACAACCTGCAATACGGCAATGCGCAAGCCACACAAGCGGAGATTGAACGCGCCGCTGATATGGCGCAAATCCGCAGATTCATCGAGAGTTTGCCGGATGGTTGGGAAACCGTGGTCGGTGAACGTGGCTTGAAATTATCCGGCGGGGAAAAGCAGCGTGTGGCGATTGCGCGGGCGATTCTGAAACAGCCACCGATTCTGATTTTCGATGAAGCAACGTCTTCGCTGGACAGCGCAACGGAGCAGGCAATTCAGCAAACTTTGCACGAAGTGGCGGGGCGGCATACCACGCTGATGATTGCGCACCGCTTATCGACGATTGTGGATGCGGATCGGATTTTGGTGTTGGATAAAGGGCAGGTGGTGGAGCAGGGGACTCATGCGGAGTTGCTGGCACTGCACGGGCAGTATTTTGCGATGTGGGAATTGCAACTGCATGAATCGTAAACGGTGATTGACCACCCATTGTAGAGACGCAAAATCTTGCGTCTCTACCCACACAATCCAAATACTTGCTTACAAAATTAGCGATATGCCCGCAGCGCCAGTAAATTGTGTGGCGTTGGCTCGTCTTCTACGATTTTAATGGGTTTCAGATTGCCGATTTCTGCGAGGTTGCTGACTTCGTTATCGTCAAGTGGGCTTGCTTCATCCGTTACTTCGCTGTTCATGTCATCGGTATTCGATGCGTCTGCGGGTGTTGTGACCAATTTGAGCGGGGTGGGTTCGTCGCTGTGTTCTGGTGCAGGGGCAGGTGCAACATGGTGGGGGCTGGACGATTTGCTGTCTAAACTGGCAGTGACGTGTTGCACGGCTACTTCGAGCGAGAACAGCAGGTCGCGGGCGTTTTCCATGCCTTTGTGCAAATCGGTGGACATTTGTTCGGTCAAATCCAAGGTTTTGGCGATGCGCTCGACGCGGATGTGATCGATTTGCTCGAATTGCTGGTGAATGCGGCGGCTGAGGTCGTTGCTTTGCTCTTCGCGGCGGCGCATGGTTTCGACGTGTTTGCGGCTTTCTTCCAATCCAGAGCTGAGTTCGTGACGCGCCAAATCGGTGGTTTGGAACAGGGTGCTGAAACGTTCGCTGGCTTGGGTTTCCAAACCGTCCATTTCGGTATTGAATTTCAGGAATACATTGTCAGCATCCTGTTGGTAGCGTTGCATTTGTTCCAGCAAGTGGCTAGATTCTTTGAGCATGGCTTCCAAACGGTTGTGAACTTCAGCGGAAAGCCGTGCATTTTCTTGCTGGTTATTGGCCTGCTCGTGGTGATGTTCGATCAGACGGCGGGTAAAGCCTTGTGCCATTTTTTCTTGTTCGCGCAACCGTACCAAGCTGTCATCGACTTGGGTGAGACCTTCGTGCAATTTGCTGCGGATGCGTTTGACGCTTTCCACCGAATCGCCCAGTTGTTCATCCCAGTAACTTTGCAGGTGTTGCAAACGGTCGCCGAGCTGACTGGAAATATCGCGGATTTCTTGTTCAGCCGTGGTGACACGTTCAATAATGCGTTCGGCTTGTTCGGCACGGGCTTGGCTGGCTTCGTAGGTGCGCGTGGTTTGCTCAACTTGCGATTTGAGTTTGCTCAGTAGCTGTTCGGCATCTTGTACGCCATTTTGGGTCACTTCGAGCACATCGGCGACTTTTTTGCGGTCGGCTTCGGCTTGCAGGCGGATAACCCGCAGCTCTTGGGTTTCCTTGCTGTTTGTTTGCGGCAATAGCAACAATACAGCCCCGATAGCGGCGAGTAGCGCAACCAGAATAATAATCCAGTCAATATAACCCAACATAAATGAAAACCCTGTGTCTAAATCAATAATTTATTCTGCTTAGTATAGCCTTGGATGTCAAAATTGCCTGTACAGTTCAACCTGCGAAAAAATTAATGCTGATCGGGATAACGCCCCCGTCATCCGATCTACCGTCAGTTACGAGCAATAAAGATCACTCATGGTGCACGATTTTTCCGTTATTGTCACGCAAAGCCAGCAGAGCCAACACGATAGAGCGCCACAGGATTTTAGCAGTGTTTAGCCAGATTTGCGCACCAGTAAGAAGGCGCGATGCATCCCTGATATGGCATACGCGGCAGATTCTGCGCTATTGCCAACCCCGGTGTATAAGTCGAAACGCCCTTTGCCTTGAATCGCCCGACCATGGTCTTGCGCAAATAGGAGCCGCCATTCTGTGCCGTCTACTTTTTTCCCCTGACTGTTCACGCGCGGCAATTCCGCGAGTAAGACGGAGCCGTGCGGGATATAGCGGCTGTCTACCGCGACAGTATGACCGGGTATGACCGATGTCCCCGATGCCGTTTGGGGCAAACCTTGGGTTTCATGAAAAAAGATATAACGCGGGTTGCTCAACAGGGCTTCACGCATAATGTCTGGGTGTTCACGCAACCAACGCCCAACGTTTTCGTGTGTCATGCTGCCGATATTGTAGCCTTTGGCTTGCAGATAAGTGGATACGGGGCGGAAGTCTTTGCCGTTATTGCCCGCGTAATCGAGGGTACTGGCGGTGCCGTCGCTGAAGCGAATTTGCGCGGAACCTTGTACCTGCGCCATATAAAGCATGTAGGGGTCTTCTACCCACGCCACCTCTAAATTTTTGTTGGCTAAAGCACCATTAGCAATTTCGGCATGGCTTAAACGGCTGAGATTGCCTTGCGGCTCACGGTATATTGGCACTCTGAATTGCGGGGTGCGGGTGCGGCTGCCCGTTAAAATGGGGGTGTAGTAACCGGTAAAATGCCCCATTTTTGCTTGTTGGGCAGTGAGCGGAATCAGCTCAAATTGTTGGCGGAGTGTTGCCGGAAACCAATCACCGCGCCAATAGAGCAATTGCTGAATGGTTTCCATCAGGGTTTTGTTGACGATATTGCTGCCCAAGGGGGCTTGGCGTTCCCACAATGCCTTGCCTTCCAGTGAGCGGGCGAGATCGCGTAACCCGGTTTCGACGGGGCTGATCGCAATGCTCGGTTGGGAATACGTTGCTAATTGCAGCCGTGGTTGTAAAACGCCCGCGCGACTGGGTGCGAATTCACCGCGCTGCGGTTGCATCTGTGACCAAGATTCCCAAATGGGCGGGTTGGCATACGTTGGTGTCGCTGCACTGGTGAGCGTGCTCATGAGAATGGTCGTCGCTAAACTGCGTGAAAGCATGTCAAAACCCTTGGTTTTATTGTAGTTATGGGGGGGATGGGGTCGTCAGCATTATGGGGCTAGTCACGTGAAGGGTGAAGGCGTGAACGGTACATTCGGATAAGTGGAATGACTTATAGAATTAGTTTGGTTTATTGGTTATGATTAAATGCATAAGCTACGTATCAAAAAAAGCTTAATGAACAATAAAGATAAGAGCGCTGGGGCTATGAATACGATGAAATACAATCGACTAACGTCATTGGGTATCCTGTTGATGCTTTTTTATGGCACATTGACACAGGCAGCCCCTGCCTATAATCCTAATGCCACTCCCACCGACATGACGAGTTTGCTAGATGGCCCCGGCTTATCGGTAAATAACCTTTCTATTCCACGGGGTGTACTCCAACAATACGGCGTTTTCAGCAATGGCGGTGACGTTTGGGGCGTGAAAAGTGGGGTTTTTCTGAATACCGGGAATCTGGGTAGTATTCAAGCACCGAATAATGGCGCGGCGTATTCGCACAATACCAAGGTGCAATACCTTGACCTTGATCTTGGCAAAATTAGCGCGAATGCCAAATACGACCCCGCGATCATTGAGTTTGACATTACCCCGCAAGGGGATAGGCTTAATTTTGTGTTTGCATTTGGTTCAGAGGAATACCCTGAATACGTGTGTAGCAGTTTTAACGATGCCTTCGGTTTGTTTGTCTCTGGCCCCGGATTGACGGGAACAAAGAATGCGGCATTTTTACCGGATACCGGCGAAGCAATAGCCGTCAATAATGTCAATGCAGGCAAGCCCGGTGCTAATCAGAACGGGGCGGCTTGTAATCTGAATAATGTTACTTACTTTGTAGACAATGGTAATGGCAGCGGTAGCACCTCGACGCAATTGGATGGTTATACGCGCCCGATTACCGCGTCTTTGGACGGTTTGACACCGGGGCAATCTTACCATGTCAAGCTGGCGTTGGCGGATGCGGGCGACCCGGCTTATGATTCTGGCGCATTTTTTAAGTGGCTAACGAGTACCAAATCCACGCCAGTCGACTTGTCCTTGCAGGCCGCAGTGAATACCCCGAATCCGGCATGGAACAGCGAGGTGGAGCTGAGTTATACGCTCAAAAATGCCATGGCCATTGCGACCAGTTTGGTGCAGGTGGAGTTGGAATGGCCGGTTGGTTTCACGTGGGTCAGCGATGATTCTGGCGGGCGTTACAACCCCAATACTGGCGTGTGGGATGCGGATGTGATTCCGGCGAGTGGTTCCAAAATCCTGAAAATTCGGGCACGGGTGGGAACGGCGAGCAATTATCGCGTTGACGGGGAAATTACTTTTGCGTTCAATGAAGATCCCGACTCGACGCCTTTTAACCGCACCAGTAAGTCGGGTGAAGACGATACCGCTAGTATTACGGTGTATCCGGTGGATAAGCCCGCGAATCAGCCGCCTGTTATTAGCAGTGATGGTGGGAATGCGAGTGCCGTGCTGTCTGTTTCTGAGGGGCAAACAGCGGTCACAACCGTCAAAGCGACTGACCCGGACGGGAGTGCGCTTAGCTACAGCCTCAGTGGTGTGGATGCGGTGCGCTTTGCACTGAATACGGTGACGGGTGCGCTGTCTTTTATCGCACCGCCCGATTATGAATACCCCATTGATGCGGATAAAAACAACAAGTACGACCTGGTAGTGACGGTTAGTGATGGCAGTTTAACCGATACCCAAGCGTTAACGGTGCAAGTGCTGGATGCAAGCGAAAATGCTGCGCCACAAATTACCAGCAATGGCGGCGGTACGAGCGCGACGCTGAGCTTGGATGAAAATGTAACAGCGGTAACTAAAGTAACCGCGACTGATTCAGATGGCGATTATGTAACCTTTGACATCACCGGTGGCGCGGATGCGGCACTGTTCAAAATTACCACGAGTACCGGCAGATTAAGTTTTATTAGCGCCCCGGATTACGAAAAGCCGCAAGATGCTAACCGTGACAATATTTATGAAGTAGACGTCAGGGGCAGTGACGGTGTATTAAATGATACACAACTTATCCGCGTGCAAATTCTCAATGTGCAAGAGGGCAAGCCGCCGGTCATTACCAGCAACGGTGGTAATGCCACTGCAAACATCAACGTACCTGAAAATCAGCAAGCGGTAACAACCGTGACCGCCACGGATGCCGATGGCGACACCGTTACCTACCGTTTGTCGACGGGCGCGGATGATGGGCTGTTTCAAATTAATACCAATAGTGGCAAATTAGCCTTCATCAAAGCGCCGGACTATGAAAATCCTAAAGATGCTAATCAGGATAATATTTACATATTAACGGTGATTGCGACGGATGGTGTGTTTGAGACCACGCAATTACTCTTCGTCACCGTAACGAAAGTGGTGGAAAATGCTGCCCCTCAGATTACCAGTAATGGTGGGGGCAATACCGCCAGCGTCAGTTTAGAAGAAAACCTCACGGCTGTTACCACCGTCACTGCGACTGATCCCAATGGCGACCCGCTAACGCTGAGCATTAAAGCCGGTGCAGATGCCAATTTATTTAAAATCACCGCGAGTACGGGCAAATTAAGTTTCCTGAATGCACCCGATTACGAAAAGCCGCAAGACATTAATCATGATAATTACTATGAAGTGGAGGTCACGGTGAGTGACGGTGTATTAAAGGATACACAACTTATCCGCGTGCAAATTCTCAATGTGCAAGAGGGCAAGCCGCCGGTCATTACCAGCAACGGTGGTAATGCCACTGCAAACATCAACGTACCTGAAAATCAGCAAGCGGTAACAACCGTGACCGCCACGGATGCCGATGGCGACACCGTTACCTACCGTTTGTCGACGGGCGCGGATGATGGGCTGTTTCAAATTAATACCAATAGTGGTCAATTAGCTTTCATCAAAGCCCCGGACTATGAAACGCCTAAAGATGCCAATCAGGATAATATTTACATATTAACGGTGATTGCAACGGATGGCGTGTTTGAAACCACACAATTGTTATTCGTCACCGTAACAGATGGCGTGGAAAACGCTGCACCCAAAATTATTAGTGATGGTGGTGGCGTGAGTGCTACCTTGAGTATGGAGGAAAATCAAAAAATAGCGACGATTGTGACGGCTACCGATGCAGACGGTGATGCGATTACCTACAGCATTAGCGGTGGCGCAGATGCGGCGCTATTCCAGATCAGCAGTGGTGGCACGCTCAGTTTTGCGGTCGCGCCCGATTATGAGAAACCGCAAGACAGCAATAAAGATAATATCTACGTGGTCACAGTGATCGCCAGTGATGGCACACAGCAGGTGACGCAAACCCTTAATTTAGTGGTGACGGATGTTTTGGAAAATTTGCCGCCGGTGATGACCAGTTATAAAGGAGCTGCCACTGTTACCTTAGACGTCGAAGAAAATAAAACCTTGGTCATGGTGGCGACAGCAAACGACCCTAATGGCGAAGCCTTGACGTATAGCATCAGCGGCGGTGCGGATGCGGCGTTATTTAAGATCAATGCGGCGACTGGGCTGTTGGAATTTATTGCTGCCCCCGATTATGAACTTCCCAAGGATGCAGACAAAAATAATACGTATGCGGTGGTGGTCAGTGCGACAGATGCAGGTGGTTTGAGTGCGACGCAAAGCATAACCGCTAAAGTGACCAATATTGATGACGTACCTTTCGTCAATGTGAGTTTGCGGGCGTGGTTGCAAGGGGCTTACAAATCCACTGATAAAATGATGCGCGGGGATTTGCACCGTTTGGGGTTAATGCCGCAATTACAACCTTATGGGGAGTTGAAGACGGCGTTTGGCTATGCAACTTCTTCCGATATGGTGTCACCCTTTGATTACAAGGGTACGGAAACCGCATCGGCGGCAGTGTTGGCGGCAACGGGTGGCGATGCGCCGGTGGATTGGGTATTGGTGGAATTGCGCAATGTTTTCGACCCCGGTAAGCGGGTAGCGGTAGCGGCGGGCTTGCTGCAACGTGATGGCGATATTGTGGATGCCGCCACTGGCTCCAAAGTGTTGCCAATTACCAATGCAGACGACGGCCTGTATTACATCGCCATACGTCACCGTAATCATTTGGCGGTAATGACCAAAGAGCCTGTCAGTGTTAGCCGTGGGATACCGGCGGCGGTAGATTTTACGGCACTTACTACCAAAGTGTATGACAGTGTTGGGGCACGTTTGGAAAGTTCGGGCGTCGCACTGATGTGGGCGGGAGATGCCAATAATAGCAATACGATTATTGCGAATGGGCCGGGTAGCGATAACAGTGTGCTATTGGGCGCTATTTTGGTCGCGCCGGAAAATACCAATGTGAATGCGGCGTTTCGATTGCCGGGTTATTATTCCACCGATTTTAACTTGGATGGCACTACACTTTATACCGGCCCGAATAATGACATCAATTTGATGTTGGGCAATATTTTGATGCATCCCGGCAATGCCAGCTTTAGCGGCAATTACATTATTCGCGGCGAAGCACCGCTCTGACCGGTGTTGCACAGGTTGCCAGCAACAAGCGGCTTACACTATAGTAAGTCGTTAATAGATTACCCCGGCAATAACGGAGAAACCATGTCGCAGGCTGATTCCATCCATACCCTGTCCTTGAAGGGCATTCACGACGGGGTGCATACGGGCAAATTTTCTGTCATGGAAGCCACCGATGCGTATCTTGATCGCATCGAACGCTTCAACCCTGAATTAAACGCCTACATTACTGTCACCCGCGAGTCTGCCCAAGCGCAAGCCGTGGACATCGACAACCGTATCCGCAAGGGCGAGTTGACGGGGGCAATGGCGGGTGTGCCGTATTCCCTCAAAGATTTGTTCTGTTCGGAAGGCGTGCGGACTACGTGCGCCTCCAATATGCTGTCGAATTTCATCTCACCGTATGACGCGCATGTGGCGGCAAAGCTCAAAGCGGCAGGCGGCGTATTGCTCGGCAAGAACAATATGGATGAGTTTGCGATGGGGTCTTCCAACGAAACCTCGGCGTTTGGCAATGTGCGTAATCCGTGGGATACCACCAAAGTACCGGGTGGCAGTTCGGGCGGCGGCGCGGCAACGATTGCGGCACGGCTGGCCCCGATGACGTTGGGGACGGATACCGGTGGCTCGATTCGCCAACCCGCGTCATTCTGCAATATCACCGGGATTAAACCGACTTACGGGCGGATTTCGCGCTACGGCATGATTGCGTTTGCCTCCAGCCTTGACCAATGTGGGCCAATGGCTCCGTCGGCGGAAGATTGCGCGATTACGATGAATATTATTGCGGGCTTGGATAGCCGTGATTCCACCAGCGTCGATTTGCCGGTGCCAGATTACACCGCCAACCTCAATGGCTCGCTGGAAGGTTTGCGCATTGGTTTGCCGAAAGAGTTTTTCGCCGAAGGGCTGGATGCGCAAGTCGGTGCAGTGATTGACCGTGCCATTAAAGAATTCCAAGCCAAGGGCGCGATTATCAAGGAAGTAACCTTGCCGAACAGCCACCTTGCCGTACCCGTGTATTACGTGGTTGCTCCGGCGGAATGTTCCTCGAATCTGTCGCGTTTTGATGGGGTACGTTTCGGACACCGTTGCGAGAATCCCAAAGACTTGATGGATTTGTACGAGCGCAGCCGCTGGGAAGGTTTCGGCGATGAGGTTAAACGCCGCATTATGATCGGCACTTACGCACTTTCCGCAGGGTATTATGATGCCTATTATCTGAAAGCTCAGCAGGTTCGTCGGTTGATCAAACAGGATTTTGAAGCCGCATTCAAGGATGTGGATGTGATCATGGGGCCGTCTTGCCCGACCACCGCCTTCGGTATCGGCGCGAAAAAAGATGACCCGATTGCGATGTACCTTGAAGATCTGTACACCATTCCAGTCAGTTTGGCAGGGTTGCCGGGGATGACTTTCCCCATCGGCTTTGCGGCGGACGGTTTGCCGGTCGGGATGCAATTAGTCGGCAATTATTTTGAGGAAGCGCGGATGTTGAACATTGCGCATCAGTACCAACAATGGACGGACTGGCACACCCAAGTGCCAGCTCAGTTCGCGTAAGGAGGACAGCGCATGGAATGGGAAACCGTTATTGGTCTGGAAATTCACGCCCAGCTTGCCACCAATTCAAAGATATTTTCGGGTTCATCGACCGCTTACGGCGCAGAACCGAACACGCAGGCCAATCTGGTCGATTTGGGGATGCCGGGTGTATTGCCCGTGCTCAACAAAAAAGCGGTGGAATTGGCGATCCGCTTAGGCTTGGCGATTGATGCCGAGATTGCGCCGCGTTCGATTTTTGCGCGTAAAAACTATTTCTACCCTGACTCGCCCAAAGGCTATCAGATTAGCCAGTATGAGCTGCCTATCGTTGGCTTAGGTCACATGGACATCCAACTGGAAAACGGCGACACCAAGCGCATTGGCATTACCCGCGCCCATCTGGAAGAAGATGCGGGCAAATCTTTGCACGAAGATTTCCAAGGGCAAACCGGGATCGACTTGAACCGTGCCGGTACGCCGTTGCTGGAGATCGTTTCTGAGCCGGATATGCGCAACGCCAAAGAAGCCGTGGCTTACATGAAAAAGCTGCACGCGCTGGTACGTTACCTCGGCGTGGGCGATGGCAATATGCAGGAAGGTTCGTTCCGTTGCGATGCCAACGTGTCGGTACGTCGCCCCGGTGCAGAATTCGGTACACGCGC
This window harbors:
- a CDS encoding MltA domain-containing protein; amino-acid sequence: MLSRSLATTILMSTLTSAATPTYANPPIWESWSQMQPQRGEFAPSRAGVLQPRLQLATYSQPSIAISPVETGLRDLARSLEGKALWERQAPLGSNIVNKTLMETIQQLLYWRGDWFPATLRQQFELIPLTAQQAKMGHFTGYYTPILTGSRTRTPQFRVPIYREPQGNLSRLSHAEIANGALANKNLEVAWVEDPYMLYMAQVQGSAQIRFSDGTASTLDYAGNNGKDFRPVSTYLQAKGYNIGSMTHENVGRWLREHPDIMREALLSNPRYIFFHETQGLPQTASGTSVIPGHTVAVDSRYIPHGSVLLAELPRVNSQGKKVDGTEWRLLFAQDHGRAIQGKGRFDLYTGVGNSAESAAYAISGMHRAFLLVRKSG
- the gatA gene encoding Asp-tRNA(Asn)/Glu-tRNA(Gln) amidotransferase subunit GatA, with translation MSQADSIHTLSLKGIHDGVHTGKFSVMEATDAYLDRIERFNPELNAYITVTRESAQAQAVDIDNRIRKGELTGAMAGVPYSLKDLFCSEGVRTTCASNMLSNFISPYDAHVAAKLKAAGGVLLGKNNMDEFAMGSSNETSAFGNVRNPWDTTKVPGGSSGGGAATIAARLAPMTLGTDTGGSIRQPASFCNITGIKPTYGRISRYGMIAFASSLDQCGPMAPSAEDCAITMNIIAGLDSRDSTSVDLPVPDYTANLNGSLEGLRIGLPKEFFAEGLDAQVGAVIDRAIKEFQAKGAIIKEVTLPNSHLAVPVYYVVAPAECSSNLSRFDGVRFGHRCENPKDLMDLYERSRWEGFGDEVKRRIMIGTYALSAGYYDAYYLKAQQVRRLIKQDFEAAFKDVDVIMGPSCPTTAFGIGAKKDDPIAMYLEDLYTIPVSLAGLPGMTFPIGFAADGLPVGMQLVGNYFEEARMLNIAHQYQQWTDWHTQVPAQFA
- a CDS encoding ABCB family ABC transporter ATP-binding protein/permease, with translation MPPNRTERPDKNRRDWHNLKSVLPFLWEYRGRALFALACLIASKVANVGVPLFLKDIVDGLQGKPEQVLVLPVILLLGYGALRLASALFNELRDTVFARVRYHAMRKMSVRVLEHLHNLSLRFHLERKTGAISRDLERGTASVSTLMNFMVFSIIPIAVEFTLVAVILLGNYAPAFALVTFATVAVYVIFTVKITEWRMDHRHEMNRLDSQSSNQAVDSLINYETVKYFNNEKLEMSRYDHTLAQWEDVAVKSQTSMSLLNFGQSSIIAIGVTIIMFLAANSVVNGTMSIGDLVMVNAFMLQLFLPLGSLGIVYRQVKYTLADMDMVFRLLETPQEVRDAPNATELQVTQGEIRFEHVDFGYQAERQILRGVSFSVPAGTKLAVVGHSGAGKSTLSRLIYRFYDVTGGRVLIDGQDIAHVSQASLRKAIGIVPQDTVLFNDTIRYNLQYGNAQATQAEIERAADMAQIRRFIESLPDGWETVVGERGLKLSGGEKQRVAIARAILKQPPILIFDEATSSLDSATEQAIQQTLHEVAGRHTTLMIAHRLSTIVDADRILVLDKGQVVEQGTHAELLALHGQYFAMWELQLHES
- a CDS encoding cadherin domain-containing protein; the encoded protein is MNTMKYNRLTSLGILLMLFYGTLTQAAPAYNPNATPTDMTSLLDGPGLSVNNLSIPRGVLQQYGVFSNGGDVWGVKSGVFLNTGNLGSIQAPNNGAAYSHNTKVQYLDLDLGKISANAKYDPAIIEFDITPQGDRLNFVFAFGSEEYPEYVCSSFNDAFGLFVSGPGLTGTKNAAFLPDTGEAIAVNNVNAGKPGANQNGAACNLNNVTYFVDNGNGSGSTSTQLDGYTRPITASLDGLTPGQSYHVKLALADAGDPAYDSGAFFKWLTSTKSTPVDLSLQAAVNTPNPAWNSEVELSYTLKNAMAIATSLVQVELEWPVGFTWVSDDSGGRYNPNTGVWDADVIPASGSKILKIRARVGTASNYRVDGEITFAFNEDPDSTPFNRTSKSGEDDTASITVYPVDKPANQPPVISSDGGNASAVLSVSEGQTAVTTVKATDPDGSALSYSLSGVDAVRFALNTVTGALSFIAPPDYEYPIDADKNNKYDLVVTVSDGSLTDTQALTVQVLDASENAAPQITSNGGGTSATLSLDENVTAVTKVTATDSDGDYVTFDITGGADAALFKITTSTGRLSFISAPDYEKPQDANRDNIYEVDVRGSDGVLNDTQLIRVQILNVQEGKPPVITSNGGNATANINVPENQQAVTTVTATDADGDTVTYRLSTGADDGLFQINTNSGKLAFIKAPDYENPKDANQDNIYILTVIATDGVFETTQLLFVTVTKVVENAAPQITSNGGGNTASVSLEENLTAVTTVTATDPNGDPLTLSIKAGADANLFKITASTGKLSFLNAPDYEKPQDINHDNYYEVEVTVSDGVLKDTQLIRVQILNVQEGKPPVITSNGGNATANINVPENQQAVTTVTATDADGDTVTYRLSTGADDGLFQINTNSGQLAFIKAPDYETPKDANQDNIYILTVIATDGVFETTQLLFVTVTDGVENAAPKIISDGGGVSATLSMEENQKIATIVTATDADGDAITYSISGGADAALFQISSGGTLSFAVAPDYEKPQDSNKDNIYVVTVIASDGTQQVTQTLNLVVTDVLENLPPVMTSYKGAATVTLDVEENKTLVMVATANDPNGEALTYSISGGADAALFKINAATGLLEFIAAPDYELPKDADKNNTYAVVVSATDAGGLSATQSITAKVTNIDDVPFVNVSLRAWLQGAYKSTDKMMRGDLHRLGLMPQLQPYGELKTAFGYATSSDMVSPFDYKGTETASAAVLAATGGDAPVDWVLVELRNVFDPGKRVAVAAGLLQRDGDIVDAATGSKVLPITNADDGLYYIAIRHRNHLAVMTKEPVSVSRGIPAAVDFTALTTKVYDSVGARLESSGVALMWAGDANNSNTIIANGPGSDNSVLLGAILVAPENTNVNAAFRLPGYYSTDFNLDGTTLYTGPNNDINLMLGNILMHPGNASFSGNYIIRGEAPL